In Porphyromonas cangingivalis, a genomic segment contains:
- a CDS encoding threonine aldolase family protein: MLHFDSDYMEGAHPELMRRLMETNLEQTSGYGTDEYTERARQRILETCGLKQGKVFFLVGGTQTNATVIDGLLAHHEGVLAADTGHISVHESGAIEASGHKVLTLPSYDGKVRAEDVKGYITDFYRDDSYEHMVAPGMLYISHPTELGTLYSLAELEALSTVCREADIPLYMDGARLGYGLMADGTDVTLEDVARLCDVFYIGGTKVGTLFGEAVVVTRTDLLPHFFPLVKQHGALLAKGRLLGIQFETIFTDDLYFRISRHAIQMAMKLKQAFIAKGHVPYIDSPTNQQFFRMPNEDIDRLMQVASFERWGPRGDQETLVRFVTNWATREEAVDELIRHL, translated from the coding sequence ATGCTACACTTCGACAGCGATTATATGGAAGGGGCGCATCCCGAGTTGATGCGTCGTCTGATGGAGACCAATCTTGAGCAGACTTCCGGCTATGGGACGGATGAGTACACCGAGAGGGCGAGACAACGCATCCTCGAGACTTGTGGACTGAAGCAAGGCAAGGTCTTCTTCCTCGTAGGTGGCACACAGACAAATGCAACGGTCATCGACGGTTTACTTGCTCATCACGAAGGGGTACTGGCAGCCGATACAGGCCATATCAGTGTGCATGAGTCGGGAGCAATAGAGGCTTCGGGACACAAGGTGCTTACTCTACCTTCGTATGACGGCAAGGTCAGAGCCGAGGATGTCAAGGGGTATATCACGGACTTCTACCGAGACGACTCATACGAGCACATGGTCGCTCCGGGGATGCTTTACATCTCTCATCCCACTGAGCTGGGGACACTGTATTCGTTGGCTGAGCTTGAGGCTTTGAGTACCGTTTGTCGAGAAGCCGACATCCCCCTCTATATGGACGGTGCAAGGCTTGGCTATGGGCTGATGGCCGACGGTACGGATGTGACCTTGGAGGATGTGGCTCGTCTGTGCGATGTCTTCTATATCGGTGGAACGAAAGTCGGTACGCTCTTTGGCGAAGCTGTTGTCGTGACACGGACGGATCTGCTACCTCACTTCTTCCCGCTTGTCAAGCAGCACGGTGCCTTGTTGGCCAAAGGCAGACTGTTGGGCATACAGTTTGAGACCATTTTCACAGATGATCTTTACTTCCGCATATCCCGACATGCCATACAGATGGCAATGAAGTTGAAGCAGGCATTCATAGCCAAAGGCCATGTGCCATACATCGACTCTCCCACCAATCAGCAGTTCTTCCGAATGCCCAACGAAGACATCGACCGTCTGATGCAGGTTGCTTCGTTCGAGCGGTGGGGGCCACGCGGAGACCAAGAGACTCTGGTACGCTTTGTGACCAACTGGGCGACACGAGAAGAAGCCGTGGACGAACTCATCCGCCACTTGTAA
- a CDS encoding OAM dimerization domain-containing protein, with translation MSGGLYSTEANDFDQTLDLTKIKPYGDTMNDGKTQLSFTLPVPAGDEAIEAAKLLLKQMGFNNPQVVFHRELKEGFTFFNCYGSYTNTIDYTSIHVPKVEGTKWDMQETDQFIKENIGRPIRVIGASTGTDAHTVGIDAIMNMKGFAGHYGLERYEMFDTLNMGSQVLNEDFIAKAIEMNADALLVSQTVTQKDVHIHNMIELVEMLEAEGLRDKVILCAGGPRISHELAKELGYDAGFGMNTYADDVASFVAQELDRRMNNK, from the coding sequence ATGAGCGGAGGATTATACTCTACAGAGGCCAATGACTTTGACCAAACGCTGGACCTCACCAAGATTAAGCCATACGGCGACACGATGAACGATGGCAAGACTCAGCTTAGCTTCACCCTCCCTGTCCCTGCAGGAGACGAAGCCATAGAGGCTGCCAAGCTGTTGCTCAAGCAGATGGGCTTCAATAACCCTCAAGTCGTCTTTCACAGAGAACTGAAAGAAGGCTTCACTTTCTTCAACTGCTATGGCAGCTATACCAACACCATCGACTACACCTCCATCCACGTTCCCAAGGTCGAAGGAACAAAGTGGGATATGCAGGAGACCGACCAGTTCATCAAAGAGAACATCGGACGTCCCATCCGTGTCATCGGTGCGAGTACCGGTACCGATGCCCACACCGTAGGTATCGACGCGATCATGAACATGAAAGGCTTTGCCGGTCACTACGGACTCGAACGCTACGAAATGTTTGATACCCTTAATATGGGTAGCCAAGTCCTCAATGAAGACTTCATCGCAAAAGCCATTGAGATGAATGCCGATGCCCTCTTGGTGTCGCAGACCGTGACACAGAAGGATGTACACATCCACAACATGATCGAGCTTGTTGAAATGCTTGAGGCCGAAGGTCTCCGCGACAAGGTCATCCTCTGTGCCGGAGGTCCACGTATCTCTCATGAGTTGGCAAAAGAGCTCGGTTATGACGCCGGCTTCGGCATGAATACCTATGCTGATGATGTGGCTTCGTTTGTGGCTCAGGAGTTGGACAGAAGAATGAATAACAAATAA
- a CDS encoding acetyl-CoA C-acetyltransferase, which translates to MKKVYITAAKRTPIGKFMGGLASFQPGELGAEVIKQIIKDTGIDPKHIDAVIAGNVLSAGQKQGVSRQCAINAGIPHEVPAYGINMVCGSGMKAVMNAYADILCGLASVVIAGGTESMSNAGFVLPSNVRQGYKMGALNAVDHMVNDGLTDAFHNYHMGITAENIAEKYHITREEQDKFAIASQTKAIAAVDGGYFDEEIVPMNIVTRKGTEVVDKDEYPNRGTSLEKLGTLKPAFKKDGTVTAGNASGLNDGASFVMLADEDAVKKYGLTPLCEIVAIGTGGVDPQVMGLGPVPAIKQALSRAGLKLSDMEIIELNEAFAAQSLGVIHELIEECGVTREWFDERTNLHGGAIALGHPIGASGNRILVSLIHELKRYNKTLGLASLCIGGGMGTAIIIKRV; encoded by the coding sequence ATGAAGAAAGTGTATATCACAGCAGCCAAGCGTACCCCAATAGGCAAGTTTATGGGCGGTTTGGCATCGTTTCAACCCGGTGAACTCGGAGCTGAGGTCATCAAGCAGATCATCAAAGACACCGGCATCGATCCCAAGCACATCGATGCAGTCATCGCCGGTAATGTCCTCTCAGCAGGTCAGAAGCAAGGGGTGTCACGCCAATGTGCCATCAATGCAGGCATCCCACACGAAGTACCGGCTTACGGGATCAACATGGTCTGCGGTAGCGGTATGAAGGCCGTGATGAACGCCTATGCCGATATCCTCTGTGGTCTCGCTTCTGTCGTCATCGCAGGTGGTACAGAGTCTATGTCCAACGCAGGCTTCGTACTCCCCTCGAACGTCCGCCAAGGCTACAAGATGGGGGCACTCAATGCCGTGGACCACATGGTCAACGACGGTCTCACCGATGCCTTCCACAACTATCACATGGGGATCACAGCCGAAAATATCGCTGAGAAGTACCACATCACACGAGAAGAACAAGACAAGTTCGCCATCGCATCACAGACCAAAGCCATTGCTGCTGTCGACGGAGGGTATTTCGACGAAGAGATCGTCCCCATGAATATCGTCACACGCAAGGGGACTGAAGTCGTTGACAAGGACGAGTACCCCAACCGTGGTACCAGCCTCGAAAAACTTGGCACGCTCAAACCAGCCTTCAAGAAGGACGGAACAGTCACGGCAGGTAACGCATCGGGGCTCAACGACGGAGCATCGTTCGTGATGCTTGCAGACGAAGATGCTGTCAAGAAGTACGGTCTCACACCCCTTTGTGAAATTGTAGCCATCGGCACAGGCGGGGTCGATCCACAAGTCATGGGTCTAGGTCCTGTCCCTGCGATCAAACAAGCCCTCTCAAGAGCAGGTCTCAAGCTCTCAGACATGGAGATCATCGAGCTCAACGAAGCTTTCGCAGCGCAGTCACTTGGCGTAATCCACGAACTCATCGAAGAGTGTGGTGTGACACGTGAGTGGTTCGACGAACGCACCAATCTCCACGGCGGTGCCATCGCTCTCGGTCACCCTATCGGAGCATCGGGCAACCGTATCCTTGTGTCCCTCATACACGAGCTCAAACGCTACAACAAGACCCTCGGTCTCGCATCCCTCTGTATCGGAGGTGGTATGGGTACCGCGATTATCATCAAGAGAGTCTGA
- a CDS encoding 3-oxoacid CoA-transferase subunit B yields MDKNQIREVIARRVALELKDGDVVNLGIGLPTLIPNFLSEGVDVVLHSENGMIGIGPTPEAGKEDPYFINAGGGAILPAKGAATFDSATSFAIIRGGHVDISILGALQVDEKGNLANWNIPGKMVPGMGGAMDLLTGTRKVILAMEHTAKGKAKIMKECTLPLTAAGQVDMIVTEMCVINITSEGLVVTEIHPEFTKEDVINATEATLIFSPDLKPMLS; encoded by the coding sequence ATGGATAAGAATCAGATCAGAGAAGTCATCGCAAGACGAGTGGCTCTTGAGCTCAAAGACGGAGATGTCGTCAATCTCGGCATCGGTCTCCCCACCCTCATCCCGAACTTCTTGTCCGAAGGCGTAGATGTCGTGCTACACTCCGAGAACGGTATGATCGGTATCGGTCCTACACCCGAAGCCGGCAAAGAAGACCCCTACTTCATCAACGCCGGAGGCGGTGCCATCCTTCCTGCCAAGGGGGCAGCCACATTCGACAGTGCGACCTCCTTTGCCATCATACGTGGCGGACACGTCGACATCAGCATCCTCGGAGCACTCCAGGTCGACGAGAAGGGCAACCTTGCAAACTGGAACATCCCTGGCAAGATGGTACCCGGCATGGGTGGTGCGATGGACCTTTTGACAGGTACACGCAAAGTCATCCTCGCCATGGAGCACACAGCCAAAGGTAAGGCAAAGATTATGAAGGAGTGTACCCTTCCACTCACCGCAGCAGGTCAAGTGGATATGATCGTCACCGAGATGTGCGTCATCAACATCACATCCGAGGGGCTTGTCGTCACCGAGATCCACCCCGAATTTACCAAGGAAGATGTCATCAACGCCACTGAAGCGACCCTCATCTTCTCTCCTGATTTGAAACCCATGTTGAGTTGA